A single genomic interval of Paralichthys olivaceus isolate ysfri-2021 chromosome 7, ASM2471397v2, whole genome shotgun sequence harbors:
- the calub gene encoding calumenin-B, which translates to MMELRPLVMCFALCVVYATSKPTEKKDRVHHDDPLSNREHDDAESFDYDHEAFLGQEEAKTFDQLTPEESKERLGMLVERIDEDKDGYVTVEEMKRWIKHAQKRWIYDDVDRQWKSHDLNGDEVVSWDEYKNATYGYILDDPDPDDGFSYRQMMARDERRFKMADQDNDMKANKEEFTAFLHPEEYDHMKDIVVLETMEDIDKNGDGLIDLDEYIGDMYNQEGDSTEPEWVKTEREQFTEFRDKNKDGKMDKEETRDWILPNDYDHAEAEAKHLVYESDSDKDGLLTKAEIVEKYDLFVGSQATDFGEALTRHDEF; encoded by the exons ATGATGGAGCTGCGGCCGCTTGTTATGTGCTTTGCTCTCTGCGTGGTTTACGCCACGAGCAAACCAACAGAGAAGAAAGACCGTGTTCATCACGATGATCCCCTCAGTAACCGAGAGCATGATGATGCCGAGAGCTTTGACTATGACCATGAAGCATTTCTGGGACAGGAGGAGGCCAAGACTTTCGACCAGCTCACACCAGAGGAGAGCAAGGAGAGGCTCGG CATGTTGGTTGAACGTATAGATGAGGATAAGGATGGCTATGTAACAGTtgaggagatgaagagatggaTCAAACACGCTCAGAAGAGGTGGATCTATGATGATGTGGATCGACAGTGGAAGAGTCACGACCTCAACGGGGATGAAGTGGTGTCCTGGGACGAGTACAAGAACGCCACCTACGGATACATTCTGG ATGACCCTGATCCCGATGATGGTTTCAGCTACAGGCAGATGATGGCTCGCGATGAGAGAAGATTTAAAATGGCTGACCAAGACAATGACATGAAAGCCAACAAGGAGGAGTTCACAGCCTTCCTTCACCCTGAGGAGTATGACCACATGAAAGACATTGTAGTGCtg gaAACAATGGAAGACATCGATAAGAATGGAGATGGTTTAATTGATCTTGATGAGTACATCG GTGACATGTACAACCAGGAGGGAGACTCTACAGAACCAGAGTGggtgaagacagagagggagcagtTCACTGAATttagagacaaaaataaagatggGAAAATGGACAAGGAGGAGACCAGAGACTGGATCCTGCCCAATGACTACGATCATGCTGAGGCCGAGGCCAAACATCTCGTCTACGAGTCGGATTCAGACAAG GATGGCCTCCTGACTAAGGCAGAAATCGTGGAGAAGTACGACCTGTTCGTGGGCAGCCAGGCCACCGACTTTGGAGAAGCTCTGACTCGACATGATGAATTCTAA
- the gtf3c6 gene encoding general transcription factor 3C polypeptide 6 isoform X2, producing the protein MDDEWEEEEQLVVVELSGIISNDFLSKCRGTCKILDIDSDRPMMQVGQYVFAGEYEDALGTCVLFEEGPQTGQGDKAPELKYMCHTVKKLMMQRIFLTEKKEGETSTGSGDGGEQQDTTSQSNQEEKDKQQGETREEIESINLDSAVG; encoded by the exons ATGGACGATGAATGGGAAGAAGAG gaGCAACTTGTTGTGGTGGAGCTCTCCGGTATAATCAGTAACGACTTTCTGTCCAAGTGTCGAGGCACATGCAAGATACTG GACATTGACAGTGACAGGCCCATGATGCAGGTTGGACAGTATGTGTTCGCAGGAGAATATGAAG ACGCTTTAGGAACTTGTGTGCTGTTCGAGGAGGGACCACAGACAG gacaAGGAGACAAAGCTCCAGAGCTCAAGTACATGTGCCACACTGTGAAGAAGCTGATGATGCAACGAATCTTCCTCACTGAAAAGAAGGAGGGTGAAACCAGCACAG GAAGTGGCGATGGTGGTGAACAGCAAGACACAACCTCTCAGTCCAATCAAGAAGAAAAGGACAAACAACAGGGGGAAACAAGAGAAGAGATCGAGAGCATAAATTTAGACTCAGCAGTGGGTTGA
- the gtf3c6 gene encoding general transcription factor 3C polypeptide 6 isoform X1, whose translation MDDEWEEEEQLVVVELSGIISNDFLSKCRGTCKILDIDSDRPMMQVGQYVFAGEYEDALGTCVLFEEGPQTGQGDKAPELKYMCHTVKKLMMQRIFLTEKKEGETSTAGSGDGGEQQDTTSQSNQEEKDKQQGETREEIESINLDSAVG comes from the exons ATGGACGATGAATGGGAAGAAGAG gaGCAACTTGTTGTGGTGGAGCTCTCCGGTATAATCAGTAACGACTTTCTGTCCAAGTGTCGAGGCACATGCAAGATACTG GACATTGACAGTGACAGGCCCATGATGCAGGTTGGACAGTATGTGTTCGCAGGAGAATATGAAG ACGCTTTAGGAACTTGTGTGCTGTTCGAGGAGGGACCACAGACAG gacaAGGAGACAAAGCTCCAGAGCTCAAGTACATGTGCCACACTGTGAAGAAGCTGATGATGCAACGAATCTTCCTCACTGAAAAGAAGGAGGGTGAAACCAGCACAG CAGGAAGTGGCGATGGTGGTGAACAGCAAGACACAACCTCTCAGTCCAATCAAGAAGAAAAGGACAAACAACAGGGGGAAACAAGAGAAGAGATCGAGAGCATAAATTTAGACTCAGCAGTGGGTTGA